ATCGGCGTACTGATTTCCGATCGTTCTTTATTCTTTCTATTCTTACGTCCACCACGACATCCACGTGGCCGATGACTTCGTCGACGAGCCCCTTGGAGCGGTTTCCCATCTGGTCCAGTGATTGTTAAAGATTTGTTTTCGGAGATACTCATTGACGAGTCTCCTGTGTTTGACCGGGGACGATTTTCGGTGTTGTACCCAGCCAATGTGGACCCTGAAGAAGAGTCCACAGAGTCGTTCGAGAGTAGACGAGATCGACTTGACGGTATCGTAGACATATTCATCGAAAAAAGTGGATCTCGCTCGAGAACAAACTTGCAAGGACTGCACGGCATTAAAGTAATGATGAATTTATACTCATTTCAAGTTGAACGCGACATCGTCGTTCATTGTTGTGATACCCCAAAGTTTCTCGTATCCAGTATTCAGTGTCGCGGCTCGCCAAGCACGAGACCAAAAAGTGAGAGGCTCGCTCTTTGGGAATCGAGTGAGGATAAAAAAATCGGTACCTTTCTATGGACTTTATACGAAGTACAATAAAATAATTGCCCTGGTAACGTAGGCTGATCATTGGACACAGTATAATTAAGTACTCAAACGCGAGCCACTAACCGTATCGATGTCTCAATTTTTATTTAGATAAAAGCATGTCTAACACTTTGTGATAGAAGCTTGGCGGCAACTACCATACTCCGACATATGGCCTGACGGTGAGTTGCGgatgtgactgtgaaataaCACCCATACCCTACCCtacttttcttttggaaatgattcTATGGCTTGCTTTTCAGGAAATCCACTATTGTAACTGACAGTGTTTGTGAGTCGCAGCAATCGCTGCAGCCAAAGTAAATCACATTGTAAAAGGAGGCGTACCCGTGCATTGGCGACCGAAAGAACGGTGTATGCCCCTTCTTGCAGCTGATGAGCGCGTTGTCAGATTATTCAAAATTTGATCACATTGATAGCGACGACAGCACCGATGGTAGTGCGAATGAGCCCGGtttgtcgtcgacgtcgaaaCGTAGTGCTGAAGACCCGGTGCTACTAAAACAGTCATTGCGAGCGACTTTCGAGCACGATTCCGTAACGAACCGTTTTAAATTTATCTATCAAGGAAACGCCGTGTATGAGTGGGAACAGTCCTTAAACGAGGTCGTAATTTACATTCCAGCTCCGAAGTTTTTGGAATCGGCTTCGCAATTGTCTTGTGATATACAGGCAAATCACCTGAAGCTGGGTTTAAAAGGCAGCAAGAGTCTGTTTATTGATGAGAAGACATGTAACACTATTGAGACGGCAGAAAGTACATGGTGTTTGGAAGATGGAAGTATAGTGCTTTATTTACAAAAGGCCAATAAGGGGCTGGTGTGGGCGTCAGCTCTAACCGGGCGTTTTGATGTCGAATTGAACGTCGCTCAACTGGAACAGGTAAGGAAGAAGATCATGTTGGAACGATGGCAAGAAGAGCATCCAGAAATGGATTTTCGGGACGCAGAGTTTAATGGCAGTGTTCCAGACCCCAGAAGTTTTATGGGTGGCGTTGGATACGGATGAACGTGGCAAGCCGATGGCTTTAAGAGGCTTTCGCCCTTTTGTCGGGATATCCCCCCAAACCTATCGCAAATATGTTCATGCTTTTATAATTCAAACGGACTGTAGCTGCGGCTCAAATAAGGAACGAGGTTAGTGTTGTATTAGTCAGTGTGTACTTCATTAGCACTGGCTTCAAGAAAGGCCACAATACGTGTGTATATCTCCATATCTTGGAAAACATCACTGCTTAGATGAGTATCCTTTCGTGAATTGAGAAACTGAACGCAATCTTCCTCGGTCATGTTCAACAAGACCGCGAAAGATGACACTTTCGATGTCACGTCAATCGATTTGAGTAGAGAGAGTGGAGCCAAGCGAGTACGGTATGCTTGCACGATTTCGTTGGCGTAAGTGGAGAAAAGAGAATCGCTACCATCCGAAATAACCTGAAGTGCAACCCAGGAACTCGCAACGTCCCATTCCATCATGCATTGCGCAACGCTCCACCATGGCTCTAAAGCGGTGGCCCTGATGGAATCGTCGCGATACCGTCGCCAAAGATGACGAGCAGCCACGAGATCGCCTTCCACCATAAGCGCGGCCATTTCAACGACGAGAACTGAATGGTCGCCCTTCCCGATCACCTCGAGATATTCGCATTCGTTTACTATCTCGGCAGAGTTTTTGGCCACGCTTTTTGGTGGAAATGATGCAATAGCTGCACTTGTCATTATGATTTTTGAGCTAAGACTGGTTTAGGCCGAGAAATCATGAATGGCTTCGAAGTCTCTCTCCTCTATAGAACAATGAGCAATAAGACATCGTGCAGAGTGTTTGGAAACAATTTGATTTGTACGGCAGGAAAATAACGGAGGCAGTACCGGTACCGAACCGGTACCGAACCGGTACCGGATGTCCACTGTGTCTTCGTGACACCGGACAATCAACCAAAAATCACCTCACGGCCCTGCGGTGTCCCGCGGTTTCGAGGTCAAATTTCGAACAATTTCATGGACCTAGAACAAGAAAGATACCTATGCATAGTTCATAGATTAGGCTCCCATTTATAGACCGGTTTATTGTTCCGTAATTATATCTTGGGTCCGAATTTGGTGTAGTCAATGGACCCCTTTCCTTCATACTGCTTGAAGTTGTCGGAGTACATCTTGGCAAGTTTCGCTGCTGTTTCGTCGTAGGCGTCCTGGTTATCCCAAGTCGACTTGGGATCCAAGAGAAGATCGTCCAGTCCGGGAAGGCTTTTGGGTACTTCGTAGCCAAAGATAGGATCCACTTGAAATTCTGCATCGTGAATGGATCCATCTAGAATTGCATCAATGCATGTGCGCGTCGTTTTGATACTCATACGCTTCCCGGTACCATAGGCACCTCCAGACCATCCGGAATTAACCAGATAGGCATGGGATCCATGTTTGTCAAGTTTTTCTTGCAACAAATCAGCATACACGGTCGGGTGCATAGTCATAAACGCAGCACCAAAGCAAGTCGAGAATGTGGCTGAGGGTTCCGTGATTCCACGTTCCGTTCCGGCCACTTTGGCTGTGTATCCAGATAAAAAGTGGTACATGGCCTGCCCGGAAGACAGACGAGCCACAGGAGGCATTACGCCAAATGCATCACAGGACAAAAAGATGATGTTACTAGGATGCCCAGCCATTTGCTCCTTGTGATACCCAGGAATGTTGAAAATTGGATACGAGACACGTCCGTTCTCCGTCTTGGAGACATTCGAGTAGTCAGGGGTTCCATCGTCCCGAATAGCCACGTTCTCCAGAAGAGCGTCCTTGTGGATGGCTCGGTAAATATCTGGCTCGGTCGCTTCAGACAAGTTTATTGTCTTAGCGTAGCAGCCACCTTCAAAGTTGAAGATGCCATCGTGATCCCTGTCCATAGAGAAAACGTAAGATTCGTCAGAATGCATTTCTACGATTGCATTGCTTTCAAAAACAGCAGTCCTCCTACGTACCATCCATGCTCATCGTCACCAATTAAAGCGCGGTGCGGGTCGGCTGACAGAGTGGTCTTTCCAGTTCCGCTGAGCCCGAAAAACAAGGCCACGTCACCTTCCTTGCCAACATTGGCGGAACAGTGCATGGGCAAATGTCCTTGCATAGGCAACCAGTAGTTCATGAGTGAAAAGATGCCCTTCTTATTTTCTCCACCGTACCAGGTTCCGAAAACAACGGCCGTCTTCTTTTCTATGTTGAAGACTACAGCAGTGTCGCTGTGGAGACCATGGCGTTCCCAGTCGTCATCTACCTGTGCGCAGCAATTAATAACGGTAAAGTCAGGATCGAACCCATCTAGCTCCGCCTCGTCTGACGGACGAATAAACATATTCGTTACAAAGTGCTGCTGCCAGGCCTTGTCGAACAAGAAGCGGATCTTCTTGCGTGTGGATGGATTGGCTCCACAATAGACATCCGCGACGTAGCACGACTCGCGTTGATTAAAATAGTCGACGGCTTTGTCGTAGAGCTCATCGAATACTTCCGGCTTGGTTGCCTGATTGATACTATTCCAGTCAATGTTGGCTTCGGTCTCGGATCCCTTATTCAATACAATCCACTTGTCCTTGGGGGAACGACCGGTGAATTTTCCGGTATCGACGCAAAATGTGTCACCGTATTCGGCCTTGGCCACAACGCCTTCGCCGTTCTTGACTTCGTGCTCAAAGATTTCGTCGTAGTTCAAGTTGCGGTAGATTGTGGAAGGGCCTGTGATCCCGAGTTTGTCAATACCGACTTTGAGACAGGCGTCCGTGCCCTTGTGTGTCTGCGAAACGTTGTAAGCTTCCCGTCCTTCCTTGCAACTGGTGGAAGCGTCGTTGGGGAGACTAGTAAAAGTCTGGACTGAGCATCCGTGGTACTGTAAACAGTGAGGCAACAAAAGATGGTCATCATTATCCATgagaaaaaaaaaagaaaaacgaaTGCATCCTC
The sequence above is drawn from the Phaeodactylum tricornutum CCAP 1055/1 chromosome 21, whole genome shotgun sequence genome and encodes:
- a CDS encoding predicted protein; its protein translation is RFKFIYQGNAVYEWEQSLNEVVIYIPAPKFLESASQLSCDIQANHLKLGLKGSKSLFIDEKTCNTIETAESTWCLEDGSIVLYLQKANKGLVWASALTGRFDVELNVAQLEQVRKKIMLERWQEEHPEMDFRDAEFNGSVPDPRSFMGGVGYG
- the CSN8 gene encoding COP9 SigNalosome subunit 8 (homolog to plant subunit); translation: MTSAAIASFPPKSVAKNSAEIVNECEYLEVIGKGDHSVLVVEMAALMVEGDLVAARHLWRRYRDDSIRATALEPWWSVAQCMMEWDVASSWVALQVISDGSDSLFSTYANEIVQAYRTRLAPLSLLKSIDVTSKVSSFAVLLNMTEEDCVQFLNSRKDTHLSSDVFQDMEIYTRIVAFLEASANEVHTD
- the PEPCK1 gene encoding phosphoenolpyruvate carboxykinase (Catalyzes the reaction: oxaloacetate + ATP = phosphoenolpyruvate + ADP + CO2. Requires divalent cations. Has a potential role in C4 photosynthetic metabolism.; ATP), mitochondrial precursor), translated to MLLTTGAARVFLRSAAVSKSAVKTFAARAVLGSGRLSSPSSLYHGCSVQTFTSLPNDASTSCKEGREAYNVSQTHKGTDACLKVGIDKLGITGPSTIYRNLNYDEIFEHEVKNGEGVVAKAEYGDTFCVDTGKFTGRSPKDKWIVLNKGSETEANIDWNSINQATKPEVFDELYDKAVDYFNQRESCYVADVYCGANPSTRKKIRFLFDKAWQQHFVTNMFIRPSDEAELDGFDPDFTVINCCAQVDDDWERHGLHSDTAVVFNIEKKTAVVFGTWYGGENKKGIFSLMNYWLPMQGHLPMHCSANVGKEGDVALFFGLSGTGKTTLSADPHRALIGDDEHGWDHDGIFNFEGGCYAKTINLSEATEPDIYRAIHKDALLENVAIRDDGTPDYSNVSKTENGRVSYPIFNIPGYHKEQMAGHPSNIIFLSCDAFGVMPPVARLSSGQAMYHFLSGYTAKVAGTERGITEPSATFSTCFGAAFMTMHPTVYADLLQEKLDKHGSHAYLVNSGWSGGAYGTGKRMSIKTTRTCIDAILDGSIHDAEFQVDPIFGYEVPKSLPGLDDLLLDPKSTWDNQDAYDETAAKLAKMYSDNFKQYEGKGSIDYTKFGPKI